AGAAAAGCACCTAGAGTTGAGCTGTTCCTCCGTACCTCTTATCTGCTAGATCTGTTTTATTTCCCACCAGCATAATGATGACATCGCTGCCCCGTTCCGTTCGGACATCGTCAATCCATTTTGTTGTTTGCTGGAACGAGTTGACATCTAACAGAAAACAGTGGAGAGGATTATCACCGCAGAGGTTCGGCACGGATCACTAACACAGCTGGAGGCCTCAAACAGAAGCTTCTTATTTCCAGAATTGGACTAACAGGGTGATGAAGAACCAGCAAGCGAAACCCCAAATGCCCCACACTGAAGTGCATGAAAGCTTCAGCACTAACTTCACCTGGGCTGGTACTTCACTCCCTGCCTTGGAATTCACCTCCAGATTAAGAATTTGGTTTCGACAGCGTCCAAAATGAGAAGACTGATCTCTCTTTTAGAGACCAGTTCCCATTTTGTTGAGTGGAACAAAAATTTAAGTGTGGGGAGTGGGGATCATCGTGGCATCGCCCATCGTTCCGCACTGCTCATCTACTGCAGGGGGGTCCTACAGCTTCCGTGCTTCTCAGGAGTACTCTGAGCTCTGGATTTTGCACAGCTTAAGCCCTTTTTACTCGCTAGGTTTGGGATTTTCCCGAGGAAATATCAGGGCTATAGGAACACCAGCAACTCCTTTATTGCTGAAGGGTTCCCCGCAGCTCCCTGACCATTTGCATGGAACGAGAAATACGTATGTCATGTATCCACAGGTGTTTTTTCTTAACGTGATGCCCTCAAAAGCTGGAATATAAGGAATTTAGGAAGCTACCCCGACCTCTTGGTGGGAAAGCTGCATCCCATatggagcagggagctgcacagGAGCTGCCCTGGAGCTCTGCCTTTAGCAGAGAGCCGAGCAGTTGCCTCAGTAGATTTTGGTACTCAGCAAAtggggctctgctgcagttctcGACagtcattgattttttttttttttaatggcttctACTGCATAGTAATATATTGTATGCCAGTCAGACAAGGCTTGATCACTTGCCAGTATCTTAATTTGTCTCTCTACTACGCAGTAATATTGAATTTGCGAGGTCGGTAGAAGAATAATTCAAGGTTCACGGGTAACCTGTAATTTTAGCTCAAATGAAAGTGCTATTTATAACAATTAAAGATTTCACAGGTAGGTTCCTTATTCCTGCTGTAATCTCCTAGCGTTTATAAAGCAAAGGACAAGCTCTTTAGAATTTGTATCGATTTAGGCCATTGCTCTCCGTCAATTCTGCCCTAGAACTGACCATGCCTGAAGGTTTAGTTCTTCCCAACCAAAATTCTGCTCTCGGAAAACAGGGAACGCTGCGAGTTAGGGCCCTCTGGAACGAGGGGAGGGACAGGAGGAGAAGAGTTGAAAAAAAGCACTAAGGTTTTAGTTCACAAAAAATGTACGTACCTTAGTAGGAAATGAAAGAGCAGTTGTTAAAGGGTAAGGGCGTAGTGGTAAGTGGCATATATATTGCAAAACGTGAACGTGACCCATTCAAATGAGAATGTGATGTTAATGCAGTTCCCCCCAGCCCATGCCCAAACCTCGGTGGTGGTGGGAGGGCAAATGGAGTGAAGCAAGCTACGGCTATCAGTGCAAAGTCTCATTGGAGAATTCAGCTATCTATGAGCATGATTCAGGTGTTTGAGGCCCGAAGTCATCGGTGATACCATGATCAAAAAGCAGATGGAGGAGGGTAAAGTGCAACAAGACCAGCCAGGACTCGAGACTTCAGGAAATGGGATAGGAAGGGGTTACAGAATGATGGAGTTGATCAGACAGTCGATACATTGCAATAGCAGTGATCAGGTGGCTCGCTTAAAACTCGACGACGGTAAAAGAAAACGATTTTTTCCCATGCCAGAATGAAGAACAAGCACGTGACCGTGATAGGACATGCAAAGCTAGGCTAAAGGATGAAAGGGGCAGAGTATTAGAAATGCAGAATTCCCCCCACTCACTTGTGATATCATAAACAACAACTGCAACAGTGGAGTCACGAATGTAGCTAGGAATCAAGCTCCTGAACCGTTCTTGACCTGCTGTGTCCCATAATTGCAACCGTACCTAACAAAATCAGtcaaacaagcaagaaaaataagaaaaaaggtCAAACCCAGTGCAATATACCTACTTGTGATATCGTAAACtactacagcagcagcagagtcaCGGATGTAACTGGGAATGAGGCTACGGAAACGTTCCTGACCCGCAGTATCCCACAGCTGCAACCTGATCTGTGGGtgggagaaaattaaaaaagccaaactgccactaaaaataaaaaaaaaagagtaaatgattttcactttttgaaaaagctgaacaaaaatataaacTCATGCAGGAGGTGACTGGGgactgggagcagcagcaaactGTCCTCTCTCCTTTACAGCAATCTCTCCCAAGCACCTGTAGTAGCCACGCTGGTGTGTGTGCACCTATCTCAGCCCTGtctgctgtcttttctgttcaaaaatgCAGCGAGGAGACCAGAGCAAATCTCACCTGCTCACACTCTGCTGCTATCCTCCCTCAGGGCTGGGGCACGTGCCCTCCAGCAGCCCAAAGGAGGGTTGCTGCTGGAAGAATTAGGCCACACTTCTAAGGGAAGAACCTCCAGCTGCTGTCAAAGCACTGGAGAAGCTACTGGTGTGAATGTTTCAGGAGGGATAAAATGCTGGTCGTTACTGTATCAGTGTTTAAGCCTTAGCCACGCTTTAAAACACCATGCACACGGATGAGGTTTAATGTCTCTTACCATCGAGGCTCTGAAAGGAAAGGCAGGATGTACTGAAAGCAACGTGTATGGAAAGATGTGCAAGGGCCAGTTTTGCTATGGAAAGAATATCTCACCCCTCAAGCGCTTCTAATGCAATCACATTTAGTGTGGGTTTCTACAATACCATGCTTATGCAGCACGGAACAACCTGCTCCTGCAAACAGCTCAAAGGCTGAACTTCTTCACGAAGAATCTGAGCTAATTTTAAACCACAGGCTTGCTTCCACAGAGCAGTGATTTCATCTCAGGAACCAGAGCTGCACCAAGCTAAGCAACCAGCACCACGTGTGGGTTCCTGCTGGAGGTAACACTGAGCTAGCTGGCAGGTTGTGGGGAGCTAGCTAAGAACTGGCAACATTTGGCAATCTGTATTTTATCCCTCAGAAATGGAATGGGTTAACTATGACCCCCTTCCCCAAACTCCCACCCTTATGCACCCTACTCTCTAACTATCCCTCCAAGCTTTCTCCAATAAAGATGCCAACACAGCACCTTCTGCCACTCACTAAACGGCCCTCGGGAGCCAAATGGTGATTGCCCACTTCCCCAAATAGAGAAGGGAGCTGTCCCCATAGCACTTGTCAGTCTGGAAGCAGCTGGGAGATGAGGGGCTCGGTCTGGACTTCCAAGTGATCCCCGAACTGCGCGCTGCACCGTTACAGCAGATGCTGATCCTTGTTCCTACTGTACAGAGAGAAGTGCCAGCAAAAATCTTACTCACTGTTCGATCCTCCAAATACATGGTTTTCGATAAGAAGTCAATGCCAATTGTTgcctgcaggaaaagaaagaataaagaacacCTCAAATAAAACACTCAAACAACTGTAGTGACTGTCAGGGTTAACGTTACTGCCACAACTGTAAGGGatctgcaagaaaaatacattgGGTTTTCTTACTTTCAGGAGGAAGCACTGCATGCAGAGAAATTCAGGAAGAAGTTCCCTGAATATAACCCATAACCAGCACAGTATCTTAAAGCTCAGAAAGTTGTTAACCTCCACCTCAGTTTATACTCACTGACAACCCATCAAGTCATACAGGTATCAGCAAGGACTTCTGTGCACGGAGGGCCACAACCTACGTTAGCATCCATCAGCGGAACCACAGATCTTCACTTTGAGCCCTTTTCATTAAGGCTAGGGTGGACAGCTtcacttctgctgcagcacGGGTGCACACGCATGCACACACCCCAGCAATCACTGAGGTTCAGCTAATGCCAAAGCTCAGTGCAGCACGACTGCATCCCAGTTGCTCGACACTAGTGGGAGCTTTGTGCAGAATATCCTTATGTGttcaaggaaagaggaaagcacTGAGTGTGACCAAGAACTGCTTCTGAAAGACCTTCCCCCCGTTTCTCAGGGCTGCATTGAGGGAGTGAATCCGAGCCCTAAGAGTTTGGTTGCACTGGGGACACAGTCAAGCCAACCCACTGAGGATATGGGGCTGCTGGGGTTCAGCAGGATGCTGAGCACCTCAAGCAGCTGCACCCTCAGCAGAGCCTGGGTGATGATCCAAATAAATGGGTGCTAAGGAGGAAGCTAATGGGGCAAAGAGGCGTGCTGCTTCTTCCCTGCTCTCCCTTGCTGAAGCAGGTAATTCTAGTGGGGAGTGTTCTACTGTAATGATGGACATTGTGAGATTTCCATTATGCCCTCACTAATAATTAATTCCTTGTGCTCTGCCAGATATTTCAGGTGGTAAGAACGGAGAATAGAGCCAGCCAGCCTGCCTGAGAGCAATATATGAAAACCAGCtgcaaattatgaaaaaaaaaacagatctgaaTTTCCATTTGCAGCTACATATTACCcatcagaaagcaagctttccTAGCTGGATCAGGAGAGCAGTTTTGAAGAACCAGAGATGCATACACAAGGGATAAAAACTGGTGGGTCCCAACACGGCCACCCAGTGATTTTCACCTGTCATCACGGACTGGGACATCACCCATGTGGAGATGTTTTATTGAAAGATGGGTATGAGAAACCATCAGAACCCGATGTGACAACGTGCTTCCCTCCTGCCTTCATTTTCTATTGTTTGGGTAAAAAGCAGCTCTCTGAAGATCGCCCCAAAGATGCTCCTGCTTCCTCTTGCGTCTGTTTGATTCAcctgtgcagaagaaaagctacGCAAGCCCTAAGATCTTACCCCAGATATGCTCAGGATCCCATTCTGGATGACAAGCTCTCGGCTCCTCTGAGCTCTCAGACCTGGAGCATCAGCTGCACAGCCTGAGACCTGCCCAGCTCCTCAGCAGGAGCCCTGGAGCTCCCAACACGGGAGGTGCAGCACAAAGGCCAGGCACAAAACCTGGTTTAGATCTTGGCAACGAAAACGTTTAAGAATGACACATCGTAACTTACAGCCCAGTGTGCTTGTCCACCTGCACTGTCCTGACCCCATCACAAGGatacagagaagcagcagcagcagatggcgAGGAAGGGATTCAAGCACTCTGTATCCCAGACTTTTAACTAAAATAAGTAAGCTAAAAACAGCCATTTTGTCACACTTCTgacaaaaaggaggaggaaagctcGGGGAATCTTCGCAGATCAGCTGTACGGAACTCAACGCCatcctcccttctcttcctccaagAGGCAGAAGCTGAAGGGAAGCGTGGCTTGTCATTTTCCTCTTGCATAACGCACAGAGCCTCCCTGTTTGCCAGCGCTGCTCCTTCATAATGCATCGCACTCAGTGCCACAGAACAAGGAAAACCTCTCCCAGCATATCCACGGAGAGGAATCACTGCTGGTTGAAAGAGACAGCGCTGTCTTATTCCAGGTGCTTGGGTTTGACACGGTGCAGCGGGTTCTCGGTTCGTTCACAAACGCAGCTTTCATGAAAGCAGCTCTTTAATAAGCTATGGGCAAGAGCTGAATTCCTCTTATCaagcagcaagcaaaaaaaaaaaaaaaaaaaaaaaggaatgtacAGCACAGATTCTCCTAAACCGCACCTTTCTATTTTTACCAGCTGAACACGACAAGCCTTGTTCAAATGATAGGTTGTGGCAGCTCTCAGAAAACAGGCATTCAAAATTCATCTGAAATGGCCAGAAAGAGCAAATCGTTCAGCAgctgagctccagctgcagctaaCCACGCACACGCTTTGACACGCGTTGTCACGCAACGTACTCGGCTTTGAGAGGTCTCCATCAGACCCTGGGAATGAAGGAAGGTATATTCTGGCTTGACATTAAGTGTCAGgtgatttttgtttgatttgggCCAAATTACTTCAATTCTTAGGACTAATTCCCTCTTCCGGCCGGGTCAAAATAGGGCACGTCTCCTTGTGTTTCAGTAAGATGGAGGTCTCTGGGTGAATGACACCATAGCAAGAACATTAACACACAAAACAAGCACGCATCAGTGACAGCTGCATTGAAACCAGCTTCTGAACCCTTAAGATTTCTTACTGGTTTAAGTCCCACTCATTCATTTGGTACGTAACGTTAGACCAGCTTCCCACTGAGATTCCTACGTTATCAGAAAGCACAGAGGGCCGAACCTCCTCAAAAAGAACTAGGATGcaggctctgcagagaaaaggagcagacctgaaagaaaaacactgtgggggggaaaaaaaaaaaataataataataaaagcagattaaatAAAAGGACGGCATTCCCATGTCCGTGTAATTACAGTGGGTAGGGTTGGAAAGGATGTTTGCTCCCTTGGGAGCAATGATGTGTACTCTTAGCCCTCCTCCACCACAGAAGCTTTTGCTTCTCCTGTCGTTATGGGAGAACTTGCATCTCACTGTGCCCAACTTGCCGAGCAGCAGCAACGAGGAATCGCAGCGATGCGGAGTCGCTGATGAGGCAGGAAGGGAATCATTAACGGGGAGAGAGATTTAATCAAGAGATACTTGGATAGACACTAAGTAACAGAAGAATCacagctttttttgtgtgttttttttttttccccattaccttctcctcccacctccctAAGCAACCCTTCACATTTGTCAGGGAGCAGATTTTCTCTCGTGAAGCAAGTTCTGGCTTGGAGAAGGCCCgctttcatttctgaaactaAATTCCTTTTGTAGCTTGCCACCTTCTCAGGCTCACCCTGAAACGTGGGAGTGGATAACAACGACCGGTCCCCTGGCATTTAGAAAGCCTGCATAGCATCCTATAGCACTCGGAGCCTACAGTTCAgctttctgcctcttcttttttcagaCTACCTGCTCCGTTTTCCACGAGATCTGCAATGGCCTTGTAGCAAATGGTGAAAAACCTGGCAGGCTTACAGCTGCTGTCACTTATGTGCTCCTAAGAGGTCTGTCCTTTGGAACCACAGCTCATCCTGCTGCGAGCGGCAGATAAGCTATTTCAGCAGACTTAGGCTGAAATGCCATTCTGAAAGgttattaaaatagaaagctTCAAGATGGAACAGCTAAGAATGTGGTCTGTGTACTATATGCAACCCAATGGATTCTGCCTGCAACGAAGAGGCCTTAGAGAAGACAACAAGAGGGATTAATTTACCTGGTAGGTGTTGTCGAAGCTGTCATACATGAACCTGGTGATCAAGGAAGTCTTCCCCACTACAAGGAGACAAAAAAGAGAACACAGATTCAAGGAACCATTTCAATGCAGGTTTTAAGCAAGCGTAACACGACGAGACAAGCCTGAAGAGCATCACTGCTGAGACGTTTGCCACCTGCAACCCTCAGCACTCCATCAGCTCACCCTTTCTTTGACAGTgcactcactgcagctttctgcacagGCAGGATCACACGCCGTTGCAATGCCATTCCTGCTGGGACCTCAGGGCCAGTGGAtccagcagtggcagctggGAGCCAAACACCCAGGCACGGCAagtgctgcaggtgctgtggCAAATTgtgtccagcttctcatttcATAAGCAGGATCCACACAAGCCGTGGATATGGAACCTATAAAGCTGTGGATACGGTGCCTACGCTCTAGGAACCAAGATCCAGCCAGGTGTCAGACTGCCTTGAAGCTCTTGTCActtgctttttaagaaaaatgagattataTTTCCAAACAATCGTCGGCACAACACAGCCGAGCTTGGACAGAGCCTAACTCGTACCCAATGGAGAACTCCTTCCTGCTCAATGCCACCTTCACCTGCGGGGACCTGCAAGACAGGCAGCAACTGGAACACCTGAAGCTGCCTTGGTTCGGTGTTGAAATCCCTTTAAGTGGAGGTAGATCCCTTAGGAAAGAGCTGGATTTACTCCAGAATCAGTTGCCTCCAGCTGTTTGCTTCACCTCCGTGCAGCTGCAATTTGCCATCTCCCAGTGCAGGCACGGAGCACTGCAACAACTGgaacccagcacagcccctgagAGAAGACTCCCATGTCGCAATTTGAATTCTGAGGTGGATTCTTAACATATTTCCCCCCACGGACACGACCAGGCTTCCCACAAAGCTGAAAACTGCCTTCGTAGAGACAGAGCAGACATGCCCTTGGATCAGTAATTTTTCGGAAGCAACGCATCTCGGATGAGAGGAATCTTCAGCTCATCATTCAGCTCTGTCCTGGGGCACCAGGGGCGTCCAACAGAAGCACAAGGTGCTGCAGGACCAGCAAGCTGATGAGAAAGGCCAATGGGATGGGCTGCAGTACATCCCATAAACGTTCCTATTTAAGTAACTGCTTTGGCCAGCATTTGGATGGAGCTCCTTAACGCCCTTCAGCCCCGTGATGTCTCTGCCCAAACACACAGGGCTTCTCCTTACACAGCACGTCAGCAGGCACCAGACCACACCAGGACGAAGGGCAGCTGCTTACAGGTTTAATTCCACCGTGATTACCGAACAGTCaccaaaaatataaaaaaacacCCGGCTTAACATCTCCTGGCGGAAGTGAAAGCTCACAATTCCCACTGTATTCATAAttaaaagggaaggggaagggaatggggatggggaaggggaaagtgGAAGGGGAAAGNNNNNNNNNNNNNNNNNNNNNNNNNNNNNNNNNNNNNNNNNNNNNNNNNNNNNNNNNNNNNNNNNNNNNNNNNNNNNNNNNNNNNNNNNNNNNNNNNNNNNNNNNNNNNNNNNNNNNNNNNNNNNNNNNNNNNNNNNNNNNNNNNNNNNNNNNNNNNNNNNNNNNNNNNNNNNNNNNNNNNNNNNNNNNNNNNNNNNNNNNNNNNNNNNNNNNNNNNNNNNNNNNNNNNNNNNNNNNNNNNNNNNNNNNNNNNNNNNNNNNNNNNNNNNNNNNNNNNNNNNNNNNNNNNNNNNNNNNNNNNNNNNNNNNNNNNNNNNNNNNNNNNNNNNNNNNNNNNNNNNNNNNNNNNNNNNNNNNNNNNNNNNNNNNNNNNNNNNNNNNNNNNNNNNNNNNNNNNNNNNNNNNNNNNNNNNNNNNNNNNNNNNNNNNNNNNNNNNNNNNNNNNNNNNNNNNNNNNNNNNNNNNNNNNNNNNNNNNNNNNNNNNNNNNNNNNNNNNNNNNNNNNNNNNNNNNNNNNNNNNNNNNNNNNNNNNNNNNNNNNNNNNNNNNNNNNNNNNNNNNNNNNNNNNNNNNNNNNNNNNNNNNNNNNNNNNNNNNNNNNNNNNNNNNNNNNNNNNNNNNNNNNNNNNNNNNNNNNNNNNNNNNNNNNNNNNNNNNNNNNNNNNNNNNNNNNNNNNNNNNNNNNNNNNNNNNNNNNNNNNNNNNNNNNNNNNNNNNNNNNNNNNNNNNNNNNNNNNNNNNNNNNNNNNNNNNNNNNNNNNNNNNNNNNNNNNNNNNNNNNNNNNNNNNNNNNNNNNNNNNNNNNNNNNNNNNNNNNNNNNNNNNNNNNNNNNNNNNNGCcgaggaaggggaaagggagtGGGAAAGGGACGGGGCTTCCTcttgcagccagctgcagaacTCACTATTTCCCCTTGGCAGAGCACCAAGGAGGGACCAGCATGccacatttttgcttttggagACAAGCCCCTTGGATGAGTTCTATTTCTGCATCATTTGTATTCAGAACTTCataatggagagctaaactCTTGTGCGTGGCCTTTTATTTCTATTCGAGAAcgctgccaaaaaaaaaaaaaaaggactgatTTGCAGACTGAGGATCTGCAGGAGAACCTGAATCCTATTCTGTTACAGATTTTCACTTGCTGTCTCTCCTGCCTCACTGGTTCTGTGTTTATTAAATGGACAAAAGGCATTCATTTGGGAGTGACTGCAAGCAAGCCGGGGGACAGAATCAGAAttcaaaatcacttttaaaatatggagAAGTGACCCAAAGTGGAAAATGAAGCtcagcagggagaagcagcacCATGTACTCCGACATGGTTGCCTAAATCTGACTGCAAACACCTGGGGAAGCAATCTGGGGGCTACACCCAAGGCAGCAGGCAACCAAGCCTTCAGCAAGGTTCCATCGGGTGCTGCTGGGTTAATTTAAGCTCCTGGAAGAATTTCAACACACAAACACGTCCAGGGCAGCATTAGTCAGCGATGCAGTTGCATACGACATCCCTTAAGCCAAAATCTTTCTGGTGTGCGttgccacatccctggaggaATAGAGGTGGGGGAAGGAACACGGTGGACGTGGTTGCACCTCTGTGCAGGCTGagggcagagggagctgctgctggaggcactgAGGGCTGTGTTAGAGGAAATCAGGAAAAACTCGGAGTGATTTGGGAGCTGAGAAAGGTTTCTTTGGCAAGAAGAAGACCTAGCCTGCATGGATTGCACAGAATGGGGAGACGGACGGCACAGAAGGATCTTAGCACTAGGAGTAGGTGGTCTTCCAGCCTCTTTCTTTCCGTAGCTGAAGATCCCACCAGCTAAAAGCCAAGCCCGAGGTCCTATTAGAAAAGGCACGCAATTTTCAAGctaattaaaatctgaaatgagCTGTTCGGATGGGGAGAGGATGCTCTGCTCCTCGGCGTGCAGAGCTGTCAAGTGTCATTCCGCTGCAGGAATTCAGACACCAGGCATTCAAGAACGTTTGGAAGCAACGAGAAGCTAAGAAAATAAGTGATGAACCTAAAAACCATTTGTTCCGGCACCGCACCTCGCCATCAAGCCTGGAAACTTTTCCAGGCAGCTGAACACCAGCAGCGCCGTGGGTTTCATTAGAAGCAGTTTCTGCTCCTTTAAGCTCCTGATGTAATGAGAAGAACGCCCGCATTACCCAGCTCTAATCGCACAGCTGCGCCTCAGACAACATTGCTTAAGTGCACAGATCatcagcacacagccctgcgTGGAAAAGCAACCAACACCGATGAGCCGGGGGGGGCGGAGAGAGAAGTGTTTTGCTGTGCAAGGCAGAAAGTGGAGGCATTCCTCTGCCCTCACTGTGATTACAAGCAATGCTTTCGTGTCTTATGGGACAGACAGcgagctgctgttctgctgcatgGAAAGAGGAGACTCCTGAAAGGAAAGGTTTGGTCGCTGGTTAGCACGGAGACAAGACGCCCAGCATCTTTCATGAATGAGTGACAGCAAACAGCGAAGCATCGAGGACACGTAATTGAGTTAAAAGATGGGAACTTGTGAAGCTTCTGCCTGTGAAATTGCCATTGCCAATGGGGGC
The Numida meleagris isolate 19003 breed g44 Domestic line chromosome 1, NumMel1.0, whole genome shotgun sequence genome window above contains:
- the RAB6A gene encoding ras-related protein Rab-6A isoform X2 — its product is MSAGGDFGNPLRKFKLVFLGEQSVGKTSLITRFMYDSFDNTYQATIGIDFLSKTMYLEDRTVRLQLWDTAGQERFRSLIPSYIRDSTVAVVVYDITNVNSFQQTTKWIDDVRTERGSDVIIMLVGNKTDLADKRQVSIEEGERKAKELNVMFIETSAKAGYNVKQLFRRVAAALPGMESTQDKSREDMIDIKLEKPQEQPVSEGGCSC
- the RAB6A gene encoding ras-related protein Rab-6A isoform X1; its protein translation is MSAGGDFGNPLRKFKLVFLGEQSVGKTSLITRFMYDSFDNTYQATIGIDFLSKTMYLEDRTIRLQLWDTAGQERFRSLIPSYIRDSAAAVVVYDITNVNSFQQTTKWIDDVRTERGSDVIIMLVGNKTDLADKRQVSIEEGERKAKELNVMFIETSAKAGYNVKQLFRRVAAALPGMESTQDKSREDMIDIKLEKPQEQPVSEGGCSC